A window from Neorhizobium sp. NCHU2750 encodes these proteins:
- a CDS encoding DNA translocase FtsK, which yields MHFPPSRKDISPIESANSSDEQDFAAANDAERPLPLPVPIPAVELDPAKLPTWQRAFILAPNVRFTRTPGHGPAKALPTVRERIASMVAQSETKPAERAQTKKNSNDAGSQVNNLQRRLAQAFVPEKAPVPAPVVQSDDVAARRAIEQAQNQRIPAVAKPPAAEASAPVITAPIAITEPIVTAAVAPAPTRRMTSVPDHLIWEMMSLGASENIEAGISRRALPASQPQPQHAAVIAPAAAPVKPNPTKPGASALAPTIQRFVPPAPLVEDVVVMPAPAPEAPQIDAPSAIHLYRQVSVRQFVPAPIEVEPQTFQTDSVASYEEPQVVEPAPVFHGIDAEPVAAPVARKPRLQTFTEDYTFPDIDLLQPAAPREEQTMSQEALEQSAGMLESILEDFGVKGEIIDVRPGPVVTLYEFAPAPGVKSSRVMNLSDDIARSMSALSARVAVIPGRNVIGIELPNVERETVYLRELVESNSYIGTDYRLPLCLGKTIGGEPVIAELAKMPHLLVAGTTGSGKSVAINTMILSLLYHLRPEECRLIMVDPKMLELSVYDGIPHLLTPVVTDPKKAVLALKWAVREMEERYRKMSRLNVRNIDGFNARVAEARNRNETIMISVPVGFDRSTGEQVFEEQSLDLTALPYIVVIVDEMADLMMVAGKEIEGAIQRLAQMARAAGIHLIMATQRPSVDVITGTIKANFPTRISFQVTSKIDSRTILGEQGAEHLLGQGDMLHMKGGGRIARVHGPFVSDYEVEKVVAHLKTQGQPSYLGSVTEDEEDDGIEEEEDAAVFDQTSMGAEDNSDDLYERAVKIVQRDKKCSTSYIQRRLSIGYNRAASLVERMEKEGLVGAPNHVGKREILGSQPNRTGEE from the coding sequence ATGCATTTTCCGCCTTCCCGCAAAGACATTTCTCCAATCGAAAGCGCCAATAGCAGCGACGAGCAGGACTTCGCCGCAGCAAATGATGCCGAGCGGCCGTTGCCGCTGCCGGTGCCCATTCCGGCGGTCGAACTAGATCCGGCAAAGTTGCCGACATGGCAGCGCGCCTTCATCCTCGCCCCGAATGTGCGTTTCACCCGCACGCCCGGGCATGGTCCGGCCAAGGCTCTGCCGACCGTTCGCGAACGGATCGCGAGCATGGTTGCGCAGTCTGAAACAAAGCCCGCAGAACGGGCGCAGACGAAGAAGAATTCCAATGATGCAGGTTCCCAGGTGAATAATCTTCAGCGCCGGCTCGCCCAGGCTTTCGTCCCGGAGAAAGCGCCGGTCCCGGCCCCAGTCGTCCAGTCGGATGATGTCGCCGCCCGTCGAGCAATCGAGCAGGCCCAGAATCAGCGCATCCCTGCCGTCGCCAAGCCGCCGGCGGCAGAGGCCTCGGCTCCTGTCATCACGGCACCGATTGCCATCACGGAGCCGATCGTCACGGCAGCCGTCGCGCCTGCTCCAACCCGTCGGATGACATCGGTTCCCGATCACCTGATCTGGGAAATGATGAGCCTCGGCGCGTCGGAGAATATTGAAGCCGGCATTTCCCGCCGGGCCCTGCCTGCATCGCAGCCGCAGCCGCAGCATGCCGCTGTGATCGCTCCTGCCGCGGCCCCCGTGAAGCCGAATCCGACGAAACCCGGCGCGTCGGCCCTCGCTCCGACCATTCAGCGCTTCGTGCCGCCGGCGCCGCTTGTCGAGGACGTAGTCGTCATGCCGGCCCCGGCCCCGGAAGCGCCGCAGATTGATGCACCGTCCGCTATCCATCTTTACCGTCAAGTGTCTGTCCGGCAGTTCGTTCCGGCGCCGATTGAAGTCGAGCCGCAGACATTTCAGACTGACAGCGTAGCAAGCTATGAAGAGCCGCAGGTCGTGGAACCGGCTCCGGTCTTCCACGGGATCGATGCTGAGCCCGTCGCTGCACCGGTAGCACGCAAGCCGCGCCTTCAGACCTTCACCGAGGATTATACCTTCCCGGATATCGATCTGTTGCAGCCGGCAGCACCGCGCGAAGAGCAGACGATGAGCCAGGAGGCGCTGGAGCAGAGCGCCGGTATGCTCGAAAGCATTCTCGAGGACTTTGGCGTCAAAGGCGAGATCATCGACGTGCGGCCGGGCCCGGTCGTGACGCTTTATGAGTTCGCTCCGGCTCCCGGCGTGAAATCGTCTCGGGTGATGAACCTGTCGGATGACATCGCCCGCTCGATGTCAGCCCTTTCGGCCCGTGTCGCGGTCATTCCCGGCCGCAATGTCATCGGCATCGAACTGCCGAATGTCGAGCGCGAAACCGTCTACCTGCGCGAACTGGTCGAGAGCAATTCCTATATCGGCACCGATTATCGCCTGCCGCTCTGCCTTGGCAAGACGATCGGCGGCGAACCGGTGATCGCCGAGCTCGCTAAAATGCCGCATCTTCTCGTCGCCGGCACGACCGGTTCCGGCAAGTCGGTTGCGATCAACACGATGATCCTGTCGCTGCTCTACCATCTTCGTCCGGAAGAGTGCCGGCTGATCATGGTAGACCCGAAGATGCTGGAACTGTCCGTCTATGACGGCATCCCGCATCTTCTGACACCGGTCGTGACCGACCCGAAAAAGGCCGTACTGGCGCTGAAATGGGCCGTGCGCGAGATGGAAGAGCGCTATCGCAAGATGTCGCGCCTCAATGTCCGCAATATCGACGGCTTCAACGCCCGCGTTGCCGAGGCACGCAACCGCAACGAGACGATTATGATCAGCGTGCCGGTTGGTTTTGACCGCTCGACCGGCGAGCAGGTCTTCGAGGAGCAGTCGCTCGATTTGACAGCATTGCCTTATATCGTCGTCATCGTCGACGAAATGGCCGACCTGATGATGGTGGCCGGCAAGGAAATCGAAGGGGCGATCCAGCGTCTGGCGCAGATGGCGCGTGCGGCCGGCATCCACTTGATCATGGCGACCCAGCGTCCGTCCGTCGATGTCATCACGGGCACGATCAAGGCGAATTTTCCGACCCGCATCTCCTTCCAGGTCACGTCCAAGATCGACAGCCGTACGATCCTCGGCGAGCAGGGTGCCGAGCATCTGCTGGGCCAGGGCGACATGCTGCATATGAAGGGCGGCGGACGCATCGCCCGTGTCCATGGACCTTTCGTCTCGGATTACGAAGTCGAGAAGGTCGTGGCGCATCTGAAGACGCAGGGCCAGCCATCCTATCTCGGCAGCGTGACCGAGGACGAGGAAGACGACGGTATCGAGGAGGAAGAGGACGCAGCTGTCTTTGACCAGACCTCGATGGGCGCGGAGGACAATAGCGACGATCTCTATGAGCGCGCCGTCAAGATCGTCCAGCGGGACAAGAAGTGCTCGACGTCCTACATCCAGCGCCGTCTCTCCATTGGCTACAATCGTGCCGCCTCGCTGGTCGAACGGATGGAGAAGGAAGGGCTGGTTGGCGCCCCGAACCATGTAGGCAAGCGTGAGATCCTCGGGTCTCAGCCGAATCGCACCGGCGAGGAGTGA
- a CDS encoding ABC transporter permease, producing MRALSFIPRIALLALLIGFLASPDSFAFAFKPLIQANAPAIYNQGDLAALALQHVEMVFASTALATVIAVLLAILVTRPFGAEFLPLARTVVNIGQTFPPVAVLALAVPAMGFGNGPTLFALFLYALLPIFENTMTALTTVPGNVVDAARGSGMTSLQTFRQVELPLSLPMIVGGIKISAVVGFGTATIGSTVAAKTLGEVIIAGLQSNNLAFILQGALLVAALAILVFDLLSLLERSLMRWKAA from the coding sequence ATGAGGGCTCTGAGTTTCATCCCGCGCATCGCTCTTCTGGCGCTGCTCATCGGGTTCCTCGCGTCTCCGGATAGCTTTGCCTTTGCCTTCAAACCGTTGATCCAGGCCAATGCGCCGGCGATTTACAATCAAGGGGATCTCGCAGCACTTGCGCTGCAACATGTGGAAATGGTGTTTGCCTCAACCGCGCTGGCCACCGTTATCGCGGTTCTGTTGGCCATCCTCGTGACCCGGCCGTTCGGTGCGGAGTTCCTGCCGCTTGCGCGCACTGTCGTGAATATCGGCCAGACATTCCCGCCGGTCGCCGTGCTCGCCCTAGCCGTCCCGGCCATGGGCTTTGGCAACGGACCGACGCTGTTCGCACTGTTTCTCTACGCGCTTTTGCCCATCTTCGAGAATACGATGACGGCACTCACAACGGTGCCCGGCAACGTTGTCGACGCAGCCAGAGGCAGCGGCATGACGTCTCTTCAGACTTTTCGGCAGGTGGAATTGCCGCTCAGCCTTCCGATGATCGTCGGCGGCATCAAGATATCCGCGGTCGTCGGCTTCGGCACGGCCACGATCGGCTCAACGGTTGCGGCAAAGACGCTCGGCGAAGTCATTATTGCCGGACTTCAATCCAACAATCTTGCCTTCATCCTTCAGGGCGCCCTTCTCGTGGCCGCCCTGGCCATTCTGGTCTTCGATCTTCTGTCGCTTCTCGAACGATCTCTGATGCGATGGAAGGCCGCCTAA
- the rutB gene encoding pyrimidine utilization protein B: MSAVAGYQSPKEKLQSVTLPARPEPITLKPTETAVVVVDMQNAYSTEGGYVDLAGFDISGAKSTIANIKKTLDAARAAGVPVIYFQNGWDKDYVEAGGPGSPNWHKSNALKHMRANPDMQGKLLAKGTWDYAIVDELQPQPGDILVPKTRYSGFFNTNMDSVLRARGIRNLVFVGIATNVCVESSLRDAFHLEYFGVMLEDATHHLGPDFIQQATVYNVEKFFGWVATVNDFCAVISQAAPAEA; this comes from the coding sequence ATGAGCGCCGTCGCAGGATATCAGAGCCCGAAGGAGAAGCTGCAGAGCGTCACGCTCCCGGCCCGGCCCGAGCCGATCACGCTGAAGCCAACGGAAACGGCCGTGGTCGTGGTCGACATGCAGAACGCCTATTCCACCGAAGGCGGCTATGTCGATCTCGCCGGTTTCGACATTTCCGGCGCCAAGAGCACGATCGCCAATATCAAGAAGACGCTCGATGCCGCGCGCGCTGCCGGCGTGCCGGTCATCTATTTCCAGAACGGTTGGGACAAGGACTATGTCGAAGCCGGTGGCCCCGGCTCTCCGAACTGGCACAAATCGAATGCGCTCAAGCACATGCGCGCCAATCCCGACATGCAGGGCAAGCTTCTCGCCAAGGGCACCTGGGACTACGCCATCGTCGACGAACTTCAACCGCAGCCGGGCGACATCCTGGTGCCGAAGACCCGTTATAGCGGCTTTTTCAACACCAACATGGACAGCGTCCTGCGCGCCCGCGGCATCCGCAATCTCGTGTTCGTCGGCATCGCCACCAATGTCTGCGTCGAGAGCTCGCTGCGCGACGCTTTCCATCTCGAATATTTCGGCGTGATGCTGGAAGACGCGACCCATCATCTCGGTCCCGACTTCATTCAGCAGGCGACGGTCTACAATGTCGAGAAATTCTTCGGTTGGGTCGCCACCGTCAACGATTTCTGTGCCGTGATTTCCCAGGCTGCGCCTGCGGAAGCCTGA
- the rutC gene encoding pyrimidine utilization protein C gives MPKSIIVPEGTQKPIAPYSPGTLADGVVYVSGTLPFDKNNDVVHVGDAGAQTRHVLEVIKAVIETAGGTMEDVTMNHIFITDWANYQAVNKVYAEYFPGDKPARYCIQCGLVKPDALVEIATVAHIGK, from the coding sequence ATGCCGAAGTCGATCATCGTGCCCGAAGGCACCCAGAAGCCGATAGCCCCCTATTCACCGGGTACGCTGGCGGATGGCGTCGTCTACGTGTCGGGTACCCTGCCCTTCGACAAGAACAACGACGTCGTCCATGTCGGCGATGCCGGCGCCCAGACCCGTCACGTGCTGGAAGTCATCAAGGCCGTCATCGAAACCGCCGGCGGCACGATGGAGGATGTCACGATGAACCATATCTTCATCACCGACTGGGCGAACTATCAGGCGGTCAACAAGGTCTATGCCGAATATTTCCCCGGCGACAAGCCGGCCCGCTATTGCATCCAATGCGGACTGGTGAAGCCCGACGCGCTGGTGGAAATCGCAACCGTCGCCCATATCGGCAAGTAA
- a CDS encoding ABC transporter substrate-binding protein gives MSLTTKFAGLLIALSLSATTASAQIVVSSKIDTEGSVLGNIILSVLKANNIDATDRIQLGATPVLRKAITAGEIDIYPEYTGNGAFFFQKADDPAWKDPKQAYETVKKLDFDANKIVWLTPSPANNTWGIAVRQNVAEKDKLKTLTDFGKFIAGGGKIVLAASAEFVNSAAALPAFQTTYGFKLKPDQLITLSGGDTAATIAAAANQTNGANAAMVYGTDGGIAPSGLVVLDDDKKVQPVYQPAPIIRQATLEKNPQIAELLKPVFEKLDLVTLQDLNGRVQVGGEPAKTVAEDFLKKNGFLK, from the coding sequence ATGTCGCTTACCACCAAATTCGCAGGACTGCTGATTGCACTTTCCCTCTCCGCCACGACTGCCTCCGCGCAGATCGTCGTCTCATCGAAGATCGATACCGAAGGCAGCGTGCTGGGCAATATCATCCTGTCGGTGCTGAAGGCCAACAATATCGACGCGACCGACCGCATTCAGCTCGGCGCGACGCCGGTGCTGCGCAAGGCGATCACCGCGGGCGAGATCGACATCTATCCGGAGTATACGGGCAACGGCGCGTTTTTCTTCCAGAAGGCTGACGATCCGGCCTGGAAAGATCCGAAACAGGCCTACGAGACCGTCAAGAAACTCGATTTCGACGCCAACAAGATCGTCTGGTTGACACCATCGCCGGCAAACAACACCTGGGGCATCGCCGTCCGCCAGAATGTCGCCGAAAAGGATAAGCTGAAGACGCTGACGGACTTCGGCAAGTTCATTGCCGGTGGCGGCAAGATCGTTCTCGCCGCATCGGCAGAATTCGTCAATTCGGCTGCCGCACTTCCCGCGTTCCAGACGACCTATGGCTTCAAGCTGAAACCCGATCAGTTGATCACGCTTTCCGGCGGCGATACGGCGGCCACGATCGCCGCTGCGGCAAACCAGACCAACGGTGCCAATGCGGCCATGGTCTACGGAACCGATGGCGGTATCGCACCTTCCGGACTTGTCGTGCTTGACGACGACAAGAAGGTCCAGCCGGTCTATCAGCCGGCGCCGATCATCCGCCAGGCCACGCTGGAGAAAAACCCGCAAATCGCCGAACTTCTGAAACCGGTCTTCGAAAAGCTCGATCTCGTAACGCTGCAGGACTTGAACGGCCGCGTCCAGGTGGGTGGTGAGCCGGCCAAGACTGTGGCCGAGGACTTCCTGAAGAAGAACGGTTTTCTGAAATAG
- a CDS encoding flavin reductase has protein sequence MNQQVASPSLATTELAEIQLPDVRSDFREAMSRLGAAVNIVTTDGPAGRAGFAATAVCSVSDNPPTMLVCLNRSSSAHAAVRENGVVCINVLAAEHEPLSRLFGGKTPVEERFAPVAWSNLSTGAPALDGALASIDCRIRSVSDGGSHDILICEVEAIRQDQDGHSLLYLNRRYHALR, from the coding sequence ATGAACCAGCAAGTCGCTTCCCCCTCCCTCGCCACCACCGAACTGGCAGAGATACAGCTGCCCGATGTGAGGTCCGATTTCCGAGAGGCAATGTCCAGGCTCGGTGCAGCTGTCAATATCGTCACGACCGATGGCCCGGCAGGGCGGGCGGGATTTGCGGCGACGGCCGTCTGCAGTGTCAGCGACAATCCGCCGACCATGCTGGTATGCCTCAACAGGTCTTCGTCAGCCCATGCAGCAGTCAGGGAGAATGGCGTTGTCTGCATCAATGTGCTGGCCGCCGAGCACGAGCCCCTGAGCCGGCTCTTTGGCGGCAAGACACCGGTCGAGGAACGCTTTGCGCCGGTCGCGTGGAGCAACCTTTCGACCGGCGCCCCTGCACTCGATGGCGCGCTTGCATCGATCGATTGCCGCATTCGCAGCGTGTCGGACGGCGGCAGCCACGACATTCTGATCTGCGAGGTTGAGGCAATCCGCCAGGATCAGGACGGGCATTCCCTGCTCTATCTCAATCGCCGCTATCACGCACTGAGGTGA
- a CDS encoding ABC transporter permease: protein MAALVLVSTFALPFVVVKPNRILQGQGRPLIDALPLMGGPALATALVIVAFCLVIRLPQAVRLAVAALGLVGGIAALGWAGHAQLPAGNAYARVSPGSGFWLLAFSLSLAAVDVLAKLRLSPAKRLWLLALVTAALGGIFASGILSDISVMKEYANRSDVFWAEMSRHALLALGSMLVAFIIGLPLGIISHHVRWLRAVLLNSLNILQTIPSIALFGLLILPLGWVAMHVPGVAAIGVSGIGTAPAFVALVLYSLLPVVANTVAGLENVPAEANDAARGAGMTDLQRLALIEFPLTFPSLLAAIRIVLIQNIGMATIAALIGGGGMGVFVFQGLGQSAMDLVLLGALPTVAMSFVAAIVLDALVDFSTAPGTEAQSA, encoded by the coding sequence ATGGCAGCACTCGTGCTCGTGTCGACCTTCGCCCTGCCTTTCGTCGTGGTGAAGCCCAACCGTATCCTGCAGGGGCAAGGCCGCCCGCTGATCGACGCACTTCCGTTAATGGGCGGCCCCGCGCTTGCGACAGCCTTGGTCATTGTCGCCTTCTGTCTGGTCATACGACTGCCTCAGGCGGTGCGGCTCGCCGTTGCCGCGCTCGGCCTTGTCGGCGGCATCGCCGCTCTCGGCTGGGCCGGCCATGCGCAGCTTCCGGCCGGAAATGCCTACGCCCGCGTATCGCCGGGATCGGGTTTCTGGCTTCTGGCCTTCAGCCTTTCTCTCGCTGCCGTCGATGTGCTCGCCAAGCTGCGACTGTCTCCCGCCAAGCGATTATGGTTACTTGCTCTCGTGACGGCCGCGCTCGGGGGCATATTCGCATCCGGCATCCTGTCCGACATTTCCGTGATGAAGGAATATGCCAACAGATCCGATGTTTTCTGGGCGGAAATGTCGAGGCATGCGCTATTGGCGCTCGGTTCCATGCTGGTGGCTTTCATCATCGGTCTGCCGCTCGGCATCATCTCTCACCACGTTCGCTGGTTGCGTGCAGTCCTCCTCAACTCGCTCAACATTCTGCAGACGATCCCGTCGATTGCGCTGTTCGGCCTGCTGATCCTGCCGCTCGGCTGGGTGGCGATGCATGTTCCGGGCGTTGCCGCGATCGGCGTATCGGGCATTGGCACCGCTCCCGCCTTTGTCGCACTGGTGCTCTATTCGCTCCTGCCAGTCGTCGCCAATACCGTTGCAGGCCTGGAGAATGTACCTGCCGAGGCCAATGACGCCGCGCGCGGTGCCGGCATGACCGATCTGCAGCGCCTCGCGCTAATCGAATTTCCGCTGACCTTTCCGAGCCTGCTGGCCGCGATCCGCATCGTCCTCATCCAGAATATCGGCATGGCAACGATTGCCGCCCTGATTGGCGGCGGCGGCATGGGCGTCTTCGTTTTCCAGGGTCTCGGCCAGTCGGCAATGGATCTCGTCCTGCTCGGGGCACTGCCGACCGTCGCCATGTCCTTCGTCGCCGCCATCGTGCTGGATGCGCTGGTGGACTTCAGCACCGCGCCCGGCACGGAGGCCCAATCGGCATGA
- a CDS encoding ABC transporter ATP-binding protein has translation MINIRSITKRYGGKAVVDNVSLTMPEGSVAVLVGTSGSGKTTLLRMINRLVCQDEGEILIGGQDTRQIPGHELRRRIGYAIQGHGLFPHRSVADNIATVPRLLKWEKSRIDAKIAELLDLFQLDPAIFANRYPHQLSGGQQQRVGVARALAAEPQILLMDEPFGALDPVLRGKAQDELLAIQKRFGTTIVIVTHDINEAFHLGDRIAVMDKGRLLQYGRPIDLLTTPATPFVEGLVGTFDRPFRLLSLATVASAVEMGDATGEPITSDRTQQEAMAALMWSGAEALPVVSPDGRSVGRVRLQTLLANAVRPQ, from the coding sequence ATGATCAATATCCGCTCCATTACCAAGCGCTACGGCGGCAAGGCCGTCGTGGATAACGTTTCCCTGACGATGCCGGAAGGATCGGTTGCCGTTTTGGTCGGCACCTCCGGCTCGGGAAAAACGACGCTGCTGCGCATGATCAACCGGCTCGTCTGCCAGGATGAGGGAGAGATCCTGATAGGCGGACAGGATACGCGGCAGATACCGGGTCACGAATTGAGGCGCCGGATCGGCTATGCGATCCAGGGACACGGCCTGTTTCCGCATCGAAGCGTAGCCGACAATATTGCTACCGTGCCGCGGCTGCTGAAATGGGAAAAATCACGGATCGATGCCAAGATTGCCGAATTGCTCGACCTCTTTCAGCTTGATCCCGCCATCTTCGCCAATCGCTATCCGCATCAGCTTTCAGGCGGGCAACAGCAGCGCGTCGGCGTCGCTCGCGCTCTTGCGGCCGAACCCCAGATCCTGTTGATGGACGAGCCGTTCGGGGCTCTCGACCCGGTCCTAAGGGGCAAGGCACAGGACGAGCTTCTCGCCATCCAGAAACGCTTCGGCACGACGATCGTCATCGTGACCCATGATATCAACGAGGCCTTTCACCTCGGAGACAGGATCGCGGTCATGGATAAGGGCAGGCTTTTGCAATATGGCCGCCCGATCGACCTTCTGACGACACCGGCCACGCCATTTGTTGAAGGGCTCGTGGGAACATTCGACCGGCCTTTCCGGCTGCTTTCGCTCGCAACCGTCGCCTCCGCCGTCGAGATGGGTGACGCCACAGGTGAGCCGATCACCAGCGACAGGACGCAGCAGGAGGCTATGGCAGCGCTGATGTGGAGCGGCGCAGAGGCGCTGCCGGTTGTCTCTCCGGATGGCCGATCGGTCGGTCGCGTTCGCCTGCAGACACTGCTTGCCAACGCGGTCAGGCCGCAATGA
- a CDS encoding sigma-54 dependent transcriptional regulator: MEASTPVLLIDDDRDLLRATAQTLSLAGFDVRSFSSGNEALVDLDENFTGVVVSDIRMPGIDGLQLFERISGFDPELPVVLMTGHGDIPMAVKAIQDGVYDFLAKPFPAERLVQCVRHAAEKRGLVIENRRLKAAGNNGDDGLPLLGQTPVMERLRHMLRQIADTDVDVLVTGETGTGKEVVASALHAWSRRAKSNFVALNCGALPEQVIESELFGHEPGAFTGAQKKRIGRIEHSSGGTLFLDEIESMPLSTQVQMLRVLEMREVTPLGTNEVRPVDLRVVAASKVDLGHPDQRASFREDLYYRLNVVTLTIPPLRERRDDIPLLFNYFARRASRRFDRPLPGVPRTVLEHLREHYWPGNVRELSHYAERFVLGLEPSLPTPSAQAGLGFECGALPERLERYEADIIRETLTEYAGDVQQTIAALGIPRKTFYDKLQRHGIVRSDYADRR; this comes from the coding sequence ATGGAAGCGTCCACTCCGGTATTGCTGATCGACGACGACAGGGATCTGTTGCGCGCGACCGCGCAAACGTTGAGCCTTGCAGGGTTCGACGTCAGATCCTTCTCGTCCGGCAATGAGGCACTGGTTGATCTGGACGAGAATTTCACCGGCGTCGTCGTTTCCGATATCAGAATGCCCGGCATTGATGGCCTGCAGCTGTTCGAGCGGATTTCCGGATTTGACCCGGAACTTCCCGTCGTGCTGATGACAGGGCACGGAGATATCCCCATGGCCGTCAAGGCGATACAGGATGGTGTCTACGATTTTCTGGCGAAACCCTTCCCGGCAGAACGACTGGTGCAATGCGTCCGCCATGCCGCGGAAAAGCGCGGACTTGTGATCGAGAACCGCCGTTTGAAGGCCGCCGGCAACAATGGTGATGATGGGCTCCCGCTGCTCGGCCAGACGCCGGTCATGGAGCGCCTGCGCCACATGCTGCGGCAGATTGCCGATACGGATGTGGATGTTCTGGTGACGGGCGAGACCGGCACCGGCAAGGAAGTCGTCGCGAGTGCTCTTCACGCCTGGAGCCGCCGGGCAAAATCCAATTTCGTGGCGCTGAACTGTGGCGCTCTGCCGGAGCAGGTGATCGAAAGCGAGCTCTTCGGTCATGAGCCCGGCGCCTTTACCGGTGCCCAGAAGAAGCGTATCGGGCGGATCGAGCATTCCAGCGGCGGCACGCTCTTTCTCGACGAGATTGAGAGCATGCCGCTTTCCACTCAGGTCCAGATGCTGCGCGTTCTCGAGATGCGTGAGGTGACGCCGCTCGGGACGAACGAGGTGCGCCCGGTCGATCTGCGGGTTGTGGCGGCCTCCAAGGTCGATCTTGGGCATCCCGACCAACGGGCCAGCTTTCGGGAAGACCTCTACTACCGGCTCAATGTCGTGACATTGACCATCCCTCCGCTCCGCGAGCGTCGGGACGATATACCGCTTCTGTTCAATTATTTCGCCAGAAGAGCTAGCCGACGTTTCGATAGGCCACTGCCGGGTGTCCCGCGCACAGTGCTGGAGCATTTAAGGGAGCATTATTGGCCGGGTAATGTCCGTGAGCTGTCCCACTATGCGGAACGATTCGTCCTCGGACTGGAGCCTAGTCTGCCAACGCCGTCGGCGCAGGCGGGGCTGGGGTTTGAGTGTGGCGCGCTTCCCGAGCGTCTAGAACGCTACGAAGCCGATATAATCCGCGAAACGCTGACGGAATATGCCGGAGACGTGCAGCAAACGATCGCCGCACTCGGAATTCCGCGCAAGACGTTTTACGACAAGCTTCAACGTCACGGTATCGTCAGGAGTGACTACGCCGATCGGCGATGA
- the rutD gene encoding pyrimidine utilization protein D encodes MHYDIHGRTDAAAPTIILSSGLGGSGAYWTPQIGALAPHFRVVTYDHRGCGRTGGEVPETGGISAMADDVLEIVGELGLVHFSFMGHALGGLIGLDIVLRRPEMIDSLVLVNAWSKADPHSGRCFDTRIALLENTGVEAFIKAQPLFLYPAIWMAQNAARLADEEAHGLRHFQGRENILRRIAALRAFDIDARLAEVKIPTLIVATKDDLLVPYSRSEHLARHLPNAELVLSDFGAHAVNVVDPLPFNQTVVDYLLSNGKPS; translated from the coding sequence ATGCATTACGACATTCACGGCCGGACCGATGCCGCCGCGCCGACGATCATCCTGTCATCCGGTCTCGGCGGATCGGGTGCCTACTGGACGCCGCAGATCGGCGCGCTTGCGCCACATTTCCGGGTGGTCACCTACGACCACCGCGGCTGCGGCCGCACCGGCGGCGAAGTGCCCGAGACCGGCGGCATATCGGCCATGGCAGACGATGTGCTGGAGATTGTCGGCGAACTTGGCCTTGTGCATTTCAGCTTCATGGGGCACGCGCTCGGCGGTCTGATCGGCCTCGACATCGTTCTTCGCCGACCCGAAATGATCGACAGTCTTGTTCTGGTCAACGCGTGGAGCAAGGCGGATCCCCATTCCGGCCGCTGCTTCGATACCCGTATCGCGCTTCTGGAAAACACCGGCGTGGAAGCCTTCATCAAGGCCCAACCGCTGTTTCTCTATCCGGCCATCTGGATGGCGCAAAATGCCGCAAGACTTGCGGATGAAGAGGCGCACGGACTGCGACATTTCCAGGGACGGGAGAATATCCTTCGCCGCATCGCCGCGTTGCGAGCGTTCGATATCGATGCACGGCTCGCGGAGGTGAAGATACCGACGCTGATCGTGGCAACGAAGGATGATCTTCTGGTGCCTTATAGCCGCTCCGAGCATCTGGCCCGGCATCTGCCGAATGCGGAACTCGTTCTCTCCGATTTCGGCGCCCACGCGGTCAACGTGGTCGATCCGCTTCCTTTCAACCAGACTGTGGTTGACTACCTGCTCTCCAACGGCAAACCAAGCTGA